The following coding sequences lie in one Paramormyrops kingsleyae isolate MSU_618 chromosome 15, PKINGS_0.4, whole genome shotgun sequence genomic window:
- the sppl2 gene encoding signal peptide peptidase-like 2 — protein sequence MKDAIALFFGALLVEQALGEHGMAHFSDKAKSKGKDYCIFFNSQWARLPQDLHKASRLQIHDLTASVLCSSSEVPEGGFANRIPMVLRGNCTFYEKVRLAQINGAKGLLIVSKDRLTPPAGNKTQYEEIDIPVALLSYSDMLDISKTFGKGGQVAMYAPNEPVLDYNMVIIFVMAVGTVAVGGYWAGSRDIKKRYMKHKRDDGAEKQDEETVDVTPIMICVFVVMCCSMLVLLYFFYDHLVYMIIGIFCLAASIGLYSCLCPLVRRIPFGKCRIPGNSLPYCHKRPQVRMLLLAAFCVGVSFTWGFFRNEDQWAWVLQDALGIAFCLYMLKTIRLPTFKACTLLLMVLFVYDVFFVFITPLFTKSGESIMVEVAAGPSDSSTHEKLPMVLKVPRLNFSPLALCDRPFSLLGFGDILVPGLLVAYCHRFDIVMHSSQIYFVACTIAYGIGLLITFVALALMQMGQPALLYLVPCTLLTSLTVALWRKELHMFWTGSGFVKDVPQPPIVLAPINCTQTPEPPAEETLSSSDQHGAEVSNQSEDPPPLQETTPPTDVAGQSE from the exons ATGAAAGACGCGATAGCTCTGTTTTTTGGAGCTTTGTTGGTGGAACAG GCTCTCGGGGAACATGGCATGGCTCATTTCAGTGACAAAGCCAAGAGTAAGGGCAAAGACTACTGCATCTTTTTCAACTCGCAGTGGGCCCGTTTACCTCAGGACCTCCACAAAGCT TCCCGCCTGCAGATCCACGACCTGACGGCCTCCGTCCTGTGCTCATCCTCCGAGGTGCCCGAAGGTGGCTTTGCCAACCGCATACCCATGGTGCTGCGGGGCAACTGCACCTTCTACGAGAAAGTGAGGCTGGCACAGATCAACGGCGCCAAGGGGCTGCTCATCGTCAGCAAAGACAGGCTG ACCCCACCTGCTGGAAATAAGACTCAGTACGAGGAGATCGACATCCCTGTGGCTCTGCTCAGCTACTCTGACATGCTGGACATCAGTAAG ACCTTCGGCAAGGGGGGGCAGGTGGCCATGTACGCACCGAACGAGCCCGTCCTGGATTACAACATGGTGATCATCTTCGTCATGGCTGTGGGGACGGTGGCTGTTGGCGGCTACTGGGCAGGCAGCCGGGACATCAAGAA GCGCTACATGAAGCACAAGCGTGACGACGGCGCTGAGAAGCAGGACGAGGAGACGGTGGACGTGACGCCCATCATGATCTGCGTCTTCGTGGTCATGTGCTGCTCCATGCTCGTGTTGCTCTACTTCTTCTACGACCACCTGG TGTACATGATCATAGGGATATTCTGCCTGGCCGCTTCCATTGGCCTGTACAGCTGTCTGTGCCCGCTGGTGCGCAGGATTCCTTTTGGGAAATGCAG gATCCCGGGGAACAGCCTGCCCTACTGCCACAAGAGACCCCAGGTGCGAATGCTGCTGCTGGCGGCCTTCTGCGTAGGCGTCAGCTTCACCTGGGGATTTTTCCGGAATGAGGATCA GTGGGCCTGGGTGCTACAGGATGCGCTGGGAATCGCCTTCTGCCTTTACATGCTCAAAACAATCAGGCTGCCCACTTTTAAG GCCTGCACTCTCCTGCTGATGGTGCTGTTCGTCTACGACGTTTTCTTTGTGTTTATAACGCCGCTCTTCACGAAG AGTGGAGAAAGTATAATGGTCGAGGTGGCTGCAGGCCCCTCGGACTCCTCTACGCACGAGAAA CTCCCAATGGTGCTTAAGGTCCCCAGGCTGAACTTCTCCCCCTTAGCCCTGTGTGACCGACCCTTCTCCCTGCTGGGCTTTGGGGACATCTTAGTGCCAG GCCTTCTGGTTGCCTATTGTCACAGGTTTGACATAGTGATGCACTCATCGCAGATCTATTTTGTGGCCTGCACTATAG CCTATGGCATCGGGCTGCTCATCACATTTGTGGCCCTGGCTCTGATGCAGATGGGCCAGCCTGCTCTCTTATATCTGGTGCCTTGCACACTCCTCACCAGCTTGACAGTGGCTCTGTGGCGCAAGGAATTGCACATGTTCTGGACAGGAAGTGGATTTGTG AAAGATGTCCCTCAGCCTCCTATAGTGCTGGCACCGATCAACTGCACTCAGACCCCAGAGCCGCCCGCGGAAGAAACCCTGAGCAGCTCTGACCAGCATGGTGCTGAAGTGTCCAATCAGAGTGAAGACCCGCCTCCGCTGCAGGAGACCACACCTCCTACAGATGTGGCCGGCCAATCAGAATAA
- the lsm7 gene encoding U6 snRNA-associated Sm-like protein LSm7 — protein MADKEKKKKESIFDLSKYIDKTIRVKFQGGREASGVLKGFDPLLNLVLDGTIEYMRDPDDQYKLTEDTRQLGLVVCRGTSVVLICPQDGMEAIPNPFIQQQDG, from the exons ATGGCG GAtaaagagaaaaagaagaaggagAGTATATTCGACTTGTCCAAGTACATCGATAAAACCATCCGTGTGAAATTTCAAGGAGGGCGAGAGG CGAGCGGGGTGCTTAAAGGTTTCGATCCTCTTCTGAATCTCGTGTTGGATGGCACTATAGAGTACATGAGAG ATCCCGATGACCAGTACAAACTTACAGAGGACACCAGGCAGCTGGGCTTGGTGGTGTGTCGGGGGACGTCAGTGGTGCTCATATGCCCCCAAGATGGCATGGAGGCGATTCCAAACCCATTCATCCAGCAGCAGGATGGCTAG